A single region of the Saprospiraceae bacterium genome encodes:
- a CDS encoding cellulase family glycosylhydrolase, which yields MKSYYKILFFLLPMSAYTQEFISVRGQHFYHHGQAYYIMGANFWYGMNLGSLEAGGNRDRLVAELDQLKALGINNLRIIAGSEGPDTAPWRMSPSLQSAPGVYNEALWDGLDFLLAEMKKRQMTAVVCLNNFWPWSGGFAQYYAWVHDKPIPYPPPADGGGWFSYMTFSSRFYKSAKAMALYEEHIKRVITRTNCYTNISYRDDPTIMSWQLANEPRGMLRARAYRNWVQQTAKLIKALDPNHLVTIGSEGNTPAPTGNAFVKDHAFDVIDYLTIHIWIQNWQWYDPAKATSSYPGAWERAKSYLERHLVIAEALKKPLVLEEFGIARDNDDHDPAASTEWRDRYFAAMFELVYQKAKAGTSMAGCNFWAWGGMGRPSAARAIWKPGDDFIGDPPHEHQGWYSVYDKDASTLEVLRAFGRKIGGIGRGG from the coding sequence ATGAAAAGCTATTATAAAATCTTATTTTTTTTACTGCCTATGTCTGCCTACACGCAGGAATTCATCAGTGTTCGAGGTCAACATTTTTATCACCATGGGCAAGCCTATTACATTATGGGGGCCAACTTTTGGTATGGAATGAACCTCGGCTCCCTGGAAGCGGGAGGTAACAGGGATCGCCTGGTGGCAGAGCTGGATCAGCTGAAGGCTTTAGGTATTAACAACCTTCGGATCATCGCCGGTAGCGAAGGTCCTGATACAGCCCCTTGGCGCATGTCTCCCAGTTTGCAATCCGCTCCTGGCGTTTACAACGAAGCCCTTTGGGACGGCTTGGACTTCTTGCTAGCTGAGATGAAAAAGCGGCAAATGACCGCTGTGGTTTGTCTCAACAATTTTTGGCCCTGGTCGGGGGGATTTGCGCAATATTACGCATGGGTCCATGACAAGCCCATCCCCTACCCGCCTCCGGCGGATGGCGGCGGATGGTTTAGTTACATGACCTTCTCATCGCGCTTTTATAAAAGCGCCAAGGCCATGGCACTGTATGAGGAACATATCAAGCGTGTCATCACTCGAACCAATTGTTATACCAATATCAGTTATCGAGACGATCCTACCATCATGAGCTGGCAACTAGCCAATGAACCAAGGGGAATGTTACGGGCCCGGGCCTATAGAAACTGGGTGCAGCAGACGGCTAAATTGATTAAGGCTTTAGATCCAAACCACTTGGTCACGATTGGCAGCGAAGGTAATACCCCTGCTCCGACAGGTAATGCCTTTGTCAAAGACCATGCTTTTGATGTTATCGACTACCTGACCATCCATATTTGGATCCAAAACTGGCAGTGGTACGACCCTGCGAAAGCCACTTCATCTTATCCTGGCGCTTGGGAGAGGGCAAAAAGTTATCTTGAAAGGCACCTGGTCATTGCCGAAGCACTTAAGAAACCCTTGGTCTTGGAAGAATTCGGTATTGCCAGGGATAATGATGACCATGATCCGGCAGCTAGCACGGAATGGCGAGATCGTTATTTTGCGGCTATGTTTGAACTGGTTTACCAAAAAGCAAAAGCGGGGACATCTATGGCGGGTTGTAATTTCTGGGCCTGGGGTGGGATGGGGCGGCCGAGTGCAGCTCGTGCTATTTGGAAGCCGGGCGACGATTTTATTGGTGATCCGCCGCATGAGCACCAGGGCTGGTATTCGGTGTATGATAAGGATGCTTCGACCTTGGAGGTGCTGCGTGCATTTGGGAGGAAAATTGGAGGAATTGGGAGGGGGGGGTAG
- a CDS encoding HAD-IIA family hydrolase, with product MKIKAFDQVAQKYKAIFFDSFGVIKNYNGLIEGVKNTMHFLAEKDIEFLLLTNVASRGPQQMADGFKRMGVPEITADRIISSGMMAREYLRCKVRSGRAVYVGTEDSAHYVEETGLHTVSIEDLDLNDLDDINALVFLDDEGYDWRTGINKSINLLRKKNIPVVVANTDEAYPISRHEIAVAIGGLAEMIEKIVNKNFIYFGKPDAQMFIYAYEELLKRRNIDKSEILMVGDTLHTDIMGGNKFGIDTALVLSGNTLPDNAKSLIKNMGIIPDYICESIAIDPGL from the coding sequence ATGAAGATCAAAGCATTCGACCAGGTGGCCCAAAAATACAAAGCTATTTTTTTCGATTCCTTCGGGGTGATCAAGAACTATAACGGACTGATCGAAGGAGTGAAAAATACAATGCATTTTTTAGCAGAGAAAGATATAGAATTCCTCCTCTTAACCAATGTCGCCTCCCGGGGTCCACAACAAATGGCAGATGGATTTAAAAGAATGGGTGTTCCTGAGATTACTGCTGATAGAATCATTTCATCGGGGATGATGGCCCGAGAATACCTACGTTGTAAAGTTAGAAGTGGAAGGGCTGTTTACGTAGGTACGGAAGATTCGGCGCACTATGTAGAAGAAACGGGTTTGCATACCGTATCCATTGAAGACTTGGATTTAAATGACCTGGACGACATTAATGCGCTCGTTTTTCTCGATGATGAAGGATATGACTGGCGAACAGGCATCAATAAAAGCATCAACCTCTTACGAAAAAAAAATATTCCGGTTGTAGTAGCCAATACAGATGAAGCTTATCCGATATCCAGGCATGAAATAGCCGTCGCCATAGGTGGTTTGGCGGAAATGATCGAGAAAATAGTCAACAAAAATTTCATTTATTTTGGTAAACCGGATGCACAAATGTTTATCTACGCCTATGAAGAATTGCTCAAAAGACGCAACATTGATAAAAGCGAAATTCTAATGGTCGGAGATACCCTCCATACCGATATCATGGGCGGTAACAAATTTGGCATAGATACCGCCCTGGTACTTTCTGGCAATACCCTCCCCGACAACGCCAAGTCCTTGATAAAAAATATGGGAATTATACCAGATTATATCTGTGAATCCATTGCTATCGATCCTGGGTTATAG
- a CDS encoding pyridoxamine 5'-phosphate oxidase family protein, with the protein MELFALAKSELLNSNADRHHPFRYFSLGTISDYPEVRMVVKRKVEQDLTLTFFTDTRSPKVKQIQQNGRVSALFYHPEKKLQIRMNGEAQLLAAEEVTLQQFLRQIKQSTSLKDYMTVNAPGSALEEEAKVLFGSQVHFSAITIKPVYIDVLQLGIEGHLRSAYSLVEGSWSELKMVP; encoded by the coding sequence ATGGAACTTTTTGCGTTAGCAAAATCGGAATTATTAAATAGTAATGCAGATCGCCATCATCCCTTTCGCTATTTTTCGTTGGGGACCATAAGTGATTATCCTGAAGTGAGGATGGTGGTAAAGAGAAAAGTGGAACAAGACTTAACCTTGACTTTTTTCACAGACACCCGCAGTCCCAAAGTAAAGCAGATTCAGCAAAACGGGAGGGTCTCTGCCCTTTTCTACCATCCTGAGAAAAAATTGCAAATCAGGATGAATGGGGAAGCGCAGTTATTAGCTGCAGAGGAAGTGACGTTACAACAATTTCTTCGGCAAATTAAACAATCTACTTCCTTGAAGGATTATATGACCGTAAATGCGCCAGGCAGTGCCTTGGAAGAAGAGGCCAAAGTTTTATTTGGTAGCCAGGTTCATTTTTCTGCCATCACGATTAAACCAGTTTATATTGATGTTTTGCAGTTGGGTATTGAGGGGCACCTGAGAAGCGCCTATTCTTTGGTGGAAGGAAGCTGGTCTGAGTTGAAAATGGTGCCCTAA
- a CDS encoding amidohydrolase family protein, with product MKYQNTLLFILLLTLSACSYSNYIVIKNVAVFDGDQVYEEMNFVFADSTIIDISNKNKTYKQATIIDGTGMTIIPPLLNAHVHVRDAQNLKEALDVGIFALMDQFTTDRRANYLRTFNDSTGYARYFSSNVGATVPGGHGTQYNVVIPTINDTLSPAQFVQDRIAANADYIKITQEHTMEKLSGAQLRGITTAAHQHGKVAIAHISTLTDGMEAVKEGVDGLAHLWYRQGAISSAADLGMMKQKKVFIIPTLSVIQKVIAQAEKMGAADQYLSFEEVLKELKKAYDNGVPILAGTDSPNYGMDFTVQLFDELELLSGAGLSNIDVLKSATTHIYTYFKLEGFGRLAKKEAASFSLIQGKPHLAIQDLKAPKRVWKAGLEISEGWN from the coding sequence ATGAAATACCAAAACACCCTTCTATTCATCCTTTTGCTTACCCTAAGTGCTTGTTCTTATTCCAATTACATCGTCATTAAAAATGTAGCAGTATTTGATGGAGACCAAGTGTATGAAGAAATGAATTTTGTTTTTGCGGACAGTACGATCATTGACATATCCAACAAAAACAAAACCTATAAACAAGCCACCATTATTGATGGGACGGGAATGACGATCATCCCCCCGCTGTTGAACGCACATGTACATGTGAGGGATGCACAAAATTTAAAAGAGGCCTTGGACGTGGGCATCTTTGCCTTGATGGATCAATTTACTACTGATAGACGAGCTAATTATTTAAGAACATTTAATGACTCGACAGGGTACGCCAGGTACTTTTCGTCAAATGTCGGGGCGACTGTACCCGGTGGACATGGAACACAATACAATGTAGTTATCCCAACTATTAACGATACCCTTTCTCCTGCTCAATTTGTCCAAGACCGAATCGCCGCCAATGCCGATTATATCAAGATTACCCAAGAACATACGATGGAAAAATTGAGCGGTGCCCAATTGCGTGGCATAACAACAGCGGCCCATCAGCACGGCAAGGTCGCTATCGCTCATATCTCTACGCTAACAGACGGAATGGAAGCGGTGAAGGAAGGGGTAGATGGTTTGGCCCATCTTTGGTATCGCCAGGGTGCTATTTCGTCCGCAGCAGATTTGGGAATGATGAAGCAAAAAAAGGTTTTTATCATCCCCACCTTATCGGTCATCCAAAAGGTGATCGCCCAGGCAGAGAAAATGGGGGCAGCCGACCAGTATCTCTCTTTTGAGGAAGTACTCAAGGAACTCAAGAAAGCATATGACAATGGTGTGCCCATTCTGGCAGGGACAGATTCCCCCAACTACGGCATGGATTTCACCGTTCAACTATTCGATGAATTGGAATTGCTCTCCGGCGCTGGACTTTCCAATATCGATGTTTTAAAATCTGCTACGACGCATATTTACACGTATTTTAAACTTGAGGGATTTGGCAGGCTAGCTAAAAAAGAAGCGGCGAGTTTTAGCCTGATCCAAGGAAAGCCACACCTGGCTATTCAAGATTTAAAAGCTCCAAAAAGGGTTTGGAAAGCGGGATTAGAAATCAGTGAGGGGTGGAATTAA
- a CDS encoding SDR family oxidoreductase has protein sequence MDLQLKDKTAFISGSTAGIGLATAMALLQEGAKVIINGRTEDSVNSALVKIKQVVPMARVSGLPADFSKPDEIQTLLAQLPTLDILINNVGIYKSTSFFETTDEDWQQQFNVNVMSGVRLSRHCLPEMLSKNEGRILFISSECATLVPSDLIAYSMTKTALLAVSRGLAQLTKGTGVTVNAVIPGSTLSEGAEQFLEETAKKENKTKQEVETGFFSAVRTSSLLQRFASVEEVANTITYLASPLSAATNGAAIKVDGGSMGGIL, from the coding sequence ATGGATTTACAACTAAAAGATAAAACGGCTTTTATCTCCGGTTCTACCGCAGGCATTGGTTTGGCTACAGCCATGGCTTTGCTGCAAGAAGGGGCAAAGGTCATCATCAATGGTAGAACGGAGGATAGCGTCAATAGTGCATTAGTTAAGATAAAACAGGTTGTTCCAATGGCGCGGGTGTCTGGGCTGCCAGCAGATTTTTCGAAGCCTGACGAAATACAAACGCTATTGGCGCAGTTGCCTACCCTCGATATCCTGATTAATAATGTAGGGATTTATAAGTCGACTTCTTTTTTTGAAACCACGGACGAAGATTGGCAGCAACAGTTCAATGTGAATGTGATGAGTGGCGTTCGCCTGTCGAGACATTGCTTGCCTGAGATGTTGTCAAAAAACGAAGGGCGCATTCTTTTTATTTCTAGCGAATGCGCCACCCTCGTCCCCTCAGACTTGATCGCCTATAGCATGACCAAGACGGCTTTATTGGCTGTCTCAAGGGGTCTGGCGCAATTGACCAAAGGAACAGGGGTTACCGTAAATGCGGTGATCCCTGGATCCACGCTCTCTGAAGGGGCGGAGCAGTTTTTGGAAGAAACGGCCAAAAAGGAAAACAAGACGAAACAGGAAGTGGAAACAGGCTTCTTCTCAGCGGTACGTACCTCCTCTTTGTTACAACGCTTTGCCAGCGTAGAGGAGGTGGCAAATACTATCACCTATTTAGCCAGCCCGCTCTCAGCTGCAACCAATGGCGCAGCGATCAAGGTGGATGGTGGCAGTATGGGTGGCATTCTTTAA
- a CDS encoding phytanoyl-CoA dioxygenase family protein, translating into MENPNPTMTPTMIPNNAHKEIPGNPSTATSSKLQLNDRSNGQALRVLSEADWDFWKHNGYIVIKNAVPREQALATAAFLWEFEEKNPNDPETWYTAPRAEMKMKELTGTGMVEVYNHQQLWNNRQTQKIYDAFVDIWGTEKLWVTIDRANLNFPMRPGHEYKGFIHWDYDPETKPQNVQGVLALSDQTDENMGGFQCIPELFRTYDTWKLTQPADRNRFQPDTTGFEEKIVKVKLEVGDLLIFNSCEPHGIRPNRSKDKVRIAQYISMMPAEENNDALREWRINSWKNRIAPEGYAFPGDPRNWEQTKYETAQLTELGEKLLGLKSW; encoded by the coding sequence ATGGAAAATCCAAATCCAACCATGACACCCACCATGATCCCTAATAATGCACATAAAGAAATTCCGGGCAATCCCTCGACCGCTACCAGCAGCAAGTTGCAGCTCAATGACCGATCCAATGGCCAAGCATTGAGGGTGTTGAGTGAAGCAGATTGGGACTTCTGGAAGCATAACGGCTATATCGTCATTAAAAACGCCGTTCCCCGAGAACAGGCTTTGGCGACGGCAGCCTTTCTTTGGGAGTTTGAAGAGAAAAACCCCAATGACCCAGAAACCTGGTATACAGCTCCTCGGGCAGAAATGAAGATGAAGGAATTAACGGGTACGGGAATGGTCGAAGTGTATAATCACCAGCAGCTTTGGAATAACCGGCAAACACAAAAAATCTACGATGCTTTTGTCGATATCTGGGGAACGGAAAAGCTTTGGGTAACCATTGATCGGGCCAACCTCAATTTCCCAATGCGCCCTGGCCATGAGTACAAAGGCTTTATCCATTGGGATTATGACCCTGAAACCAAACCTCAAAATGTGCAGGGAGTGTTAGCCCTTTCTGATCAGACAGACGAGAATATGGGCGGTTTTCAGTGTATTCCTGAATTATTCCGAACCTACGATACCTGGAAATTGACGCAACCCGCTGACCGGAACCGCTTCCAGCCTGATACGACAGGCTTTGAAGAAAAGATTGTAAAGGTGAAGTTAGAGGTGGGCGATTTATTGATTTTTAATAGCTGCGAACCGCACGGTATTCGCCCCAATCGCTCAAAGGATAAGGTCCGAATTGCGCAGTACATCTCTATGATGCCTGCCGAAGAAAATAATGACGCTTTGCGCGAATGGCGGATCAATTCCTGGAAAAACAGGATCGCTCCAGAAGGTTACGCCTTCCCTGGTGACCCCCGCAACTGGGAACAAACGAAGTATGAGACAGCTCAGCTGACGGAGCTCGGCGAAAAGTTATTGGGCTTGAAGTCATGGTAA
- a CDS encoding (4Fe-4S)-binding protein: protein MENKTTKEYTNGEVTIVWQAEKCIHSANCVKGLPEVFDPKQRPWINPDGAATERIIAQVDRCPSGALTYYINNEEH from the coding sequence ATGGAAAACAAAACGACAAAAGAATATACCAATGGAGAAGTTACCATTGTTTGGCAAGCTGAAAAATGCATCCATTCTGCCAACTGCGTGAAAGGATTGCCAGAAGTATTTGATCCCAAACAACGACCTTGGATAAATCCAGATGGCGCTGCAACCGAACGGATAATTGCCCAAGTGGATAGATGCCCTTCTGGCGCATTGACGTATTATATAAACAATGAGGAGCACTGA
- a CDS encoding glycoside hydrolase family 127 protein, with protein sequence MTFTNRKTTTILALVVFTFACGVRPPKTGPIDQAGKQPGQDMTSAGHAAAVQQDYPIKPLSFTQVNFKDDFWAPRLSTHKNKTLKYTLDQCEETGRINNFRRAAGQQEGSFCTVYPFDDSDVFKILEGAAYSLHIEPDPVLEAKVDSIIAIIAAAQEPDGYLYSNRTINPDSAHVWAGSSRWELTQDLSHELYNSGHLFEAAAAHYWATGKRSLLDIALKNADLIDRDFGWGKIERPPGHQVIEMGLAKLYRVTGEARYLKLAQFFLDVRGPGGSEYSQAHAKVIDQAYAVGHAVRATYMYAGMADIAALSGNKDYIRAIDRIWEDVVAKKMYVTGGIGATGDNEGFAADYELPNFNAYCETCASIAYIFWNYRLFLMHGQAKYMDVLERTLYNALSSGVSISGDRFFYPNVLEARKNRERSPWFTCACCPSNIARFIPSVPGYQYAHRGDEVFVNLYIGGEATLPMEKGNLTLTQETKYPWDGDISIKVEPAKAGVFDLKLRIPGWARNEPVPSDLYRFMDKNNDQPTIKVNGIESAFEIVDGYASIRRTWTPGDEVRLYFPMPVRRILAHPKISDDQYKVAIQRGPLVYCLEGQDQTDERVIHLQMDINSPVRSSFKEDLLDGVQTVSFNGFFYQKSQEGEGLQKTPMNLQAIPYYAWANRGKDYMTVWVPYDEKGVLPAPNTTLATRCKKTASEGVKGNLEALADQFMPKNANDKSNEFIHWWPRFGQEEWVQYDFEKAQSLHKIRVYWLDDAPHGGCRIPATWKLLYRVNGDWQEVKPKGAYATTKDAFDILEFEQVTTSALKLVIQAQEGVSVGLLEWEVE encoded by the coding sequence ATGACTTTTACCAACAGAAAAACCACAACTATACTCGCCCTGGTTGTATTTACATTTGCTTGTGGCGTCCGTCCGCCGAAAACCGGACCAATAGACCAAGCAGGAAAACAACCAGGTCAAGATATGACAAGCGCAGGGCATGCTGCAGCTGTTCAGCAGGACTACCCCATCAAGCCCTTGTCCTTTACGCAGGTTAATTTCAAGGATGATTTTTGGGCGCCGAGGCTTTCTACGCATAAAAACAAAACCCTAAAGTATACGCTGGATCAATGTGAAGAAACGGGTCGAATTAACAATTTCCGACGCGCTGCGGGCCAGCAAGAAGGTAGTTTTTGTACGGTTTACCCCTTTGATGATTCTGATGTATTTAAAATCCTAGAAGGGGCGGCGTATTCACTGCACATAGAGCCAGACCCGGTATTGGAAGCCAAGGTGGATTCCATTATTGCCATTATCGCCGCTGCTCAGGAGCCTGATGGCTATTTGTACTCCAACCGGACGATTAACCCAGATAGTGCCCATGTCTGGGCGGGCAGTAGCAGGTGGGAATTAACCCAGGATTTGAGCCATGAGCTCTATAATTCAGGGCATTTGTTCGAAGCGGCAGCAGCCCATTACTGGGCGACGGGCAAGCGCAGTTTGCTGGATATTGCGCTCAAAAATGCCGATTTGATCGATCGCGATTTTGGGTGGGGTAAAATTGAAAGGCCTCCTGGCCATCAGGTGATTGAAATGGGTTTGGCCAAATTATACCGCGTTACGGGTGAGGCGCGCTATTTAAAATTAGCCCAATTCTTTTTGGATGTTCGTGGCCCGGGTGGGTCGGAATACAGCCAGGCACATGCTAAAGTCATTGACCAGGCCTATGCGGTGGGGCATGCCGTACGAGCAACTTATATGTACGCTGGCATGGCAGACATTGCTGCGCTTAGTGGAAACAAGGATTACATCCGAGCCATTGATCGGATTTGGGAGGATGTTGTAGCAAAGAAAATGTATGTCACGGGAGGCATAGGAGCAACAGGTGACAATGAAGGCTTTGCGGCCGACTATGAGCTACCCAATTTTAATGCTTATTGTGAAACCTGCGCCTCCATTGCTTATATTTTCTGGAACTATCGCTTGTTTTTGATGCATGGCCAGGCTAAATACATGGATGTCCTCGAACGCACGCTTTACAATGCGCTTAGCTCAGGTGTTTCTATATCAGGCGATCGTTTTTTCTATCCCAATGTGTTGGAAGCCCGTAAAAACCGCGAGCGAAGTCCATGGTTCACCTGTGCCTGTTGCCCTTCTAATATTGCTCGTTTTATACCGTCGGTTCCTGGCTACCAGTATGCTCACAGAGGGGATGAAGTCTTTGTTAATCTATACATCGGTGGAGAAGCGACCCTCCCAATGGAAAAAGGTAATTTGACATTGACACAGGAAACAAAATACCCATGGGATGGAGATATTAGTATAAAAGTGGAACCTGCCAAAGCGGGCGTCTTTGACCTTAAACTACGGATTCCAGGGTGGGCTCGCAATGAACCTGTACCCAGCGACCTTTATCGGTTTATGGACAAAAACAACGACCAACCGACTATCAAGGTGAATGGCATTGAATCAGCCTTTGAAATCGTGGATGGTTATGCCAGCATTCGTCGTACCTGGACGCCAGGAGACGAAGTTCGACTTTATTTCCCCATGCCCGTCCGGCGGATCCTTGCCCATCCTAAAATAAGCGATGACCAATACAAGGTTGCTATTCAAAGAGGACCGCTTGTTTATTGTTTGGAAGGCCAAGACCAGACAGACGAACGCGTCATTCACCTGCAAATGGATATCAATTCGCCCGTCCGCTCCTCCTTCAAGGAGGATTTATTAGATGGTGTACAAACGGTTAGTTTCAATGGCTTTTTTTACCAAAAAAGTCAAGAGGGAGAAGGCCTACAAAAGACGCCAATGAATCTTCAAGCCATCCCTTATTATGCCTGGGCCAACCGGGGCAAGGACTACATGACCGTTTGGGTGCCCTATGATGAAAAGGGTGTTCTCCCTGCTCCCAACACAACCCTAGCTACGCGTTGTAAAAAAACTGCTTCCGAAGGAGTAAAGGGTAATCTTGAGGCTCTGGCCGACCAGTTCATGCCCAAGAATGCGAATGACAAATCGAATGAATTTATTCATTGGTGGCCCCGTTTTGGACAGGAGGAATGGGTGCAATACGATTTTGAAAAAGCCCAAAGTCTGCATAAAATTCGCGTTTACTGGCTGGATGACGCTCCGCATGGAGGATGTCGTATCCCCGCCACTTGGAAACTCCTTTATCGTGTAAATGGAGATTGGCAAGAGGTAAAACCCAAAGGCGCCTATGCCACCACCAAAGATGCCTTTGACATCCTGGAATTTGAGCAGGTCACAACCTCCGCCCTGAAATTGGTTATCCAAGCCCAGGAAGGAGTTTCCGTTGGTTTGCTTGAATGGGAGGTGGAGTGA